GAGGCCGAAAAATCCCTCTCAAGGCCAACACGGACGAAGCTCTTGACAAGTGCCCGGAGGTGGACGGGTGACGTGGTGCGGCATACGGCGGCGACGTCAACATGGTCGCGGGCCGCGACCTATACTGGCACGAACTCATGAAGGACGCTCCGGCGGAATGTCCGCCCGAAACGATGGATGCGGAGGATCCGCTGTTCATTCTCTACACCTCAGGATCGACCGGGAAGCCCAAGGGCGTGCTTCATACCACGGGCGGCTACATGGTCTACACGAGCCTTACCCACCAGTACGTGTTCGACTACAGGAGGGCGACATCTACTGGTGCACGGCGGACATCGGCTGGATCACGGGGCACAGCTACATCGTCTACGGGCCTCTTGCCAACGGCGCCAGGTCGCTCATGTTCGAAGGCGTGCCCAACTACCCGGACTTTTCCCGGTTCTGGCAGGTGGTGGACAAGCACCAGGTGAATATCTTCTATACCGCCCCTACCGCCATCCGAGCCCTCATGCGCCAGGCGACGAACCGGTCCGAAAGACATCCCGCAAATCTCTGAAGCTCCTTGGAACCGTGGGGAACCCATCAACCCTGAAGCCTGGCTCTGGTACTATAACGTGGGTGGGGGAAAAGCGCTGTCCCATCGTGGACACGTGGTGGCAGACGGAAACCGGCGGGATCCTCATCACCCCGCTTCCTGGAGCCACAGACCCTCAAGCCCGGATCGGCCACTCGGCCGTTCTTCGGCGTGCAGCCGGCCATTATCAACCAGGAGGGGCAGATACTTGAAGGCGCCTGTTCGGGCTACCTGGTGATGCTGGATTCGTGGCCCGCCATGATGCGCACGGTTTACGGGGACCACGAACGGTTCAAGACCACCTACTTCGTTCAGTACCCGGGCAAGTACTTCACGGGCGACGGCGCCCGCCGGGACGAAGACGGCTACTACTGGATCACCGGCCGGGTGGACGACGTGATCAACGTTTCGGGCCATCGCCTGGGAACCGCCGAAGTAGAAAGCGCTCTGGTGGCCCACGAGGCTGTGGCGGAAGCGGCGGTCGTCGGCTGCCCGCACGACATCAAGGGTCAAGGCATTTACGCCTATGTGACCCTGGTTTCCGGTGTGGAACCCTCGGAAGAGCTGCGAAAGAGCCTGGCTGAGTGGGTGAGGAAGCAGATCGGCCCCATCGCGACGCCCGACTATATCCAGTGGGCTCCGGCGCTTCCCAAGACACGATCGGAAAAATCATGCGGCGCATAATGCGGGCGCATAGCGCAAGCGACGGTGTCCGACCTGGGTGACACGTCCACCCTGGCTGAACCGGAGGTCGTGGAACATCTGATCCGTAACCGCATGGTCCGCTGACACGCACCGCGTGTTCCGACGGGTGGAAAGGTTCGAGCCCGGGCCGGCGCAACCCATGCTCGAGCTCAAGCAGCCGGACGCGGCTGGCTGTAACACCCCCCGCCCATGGGGGGAATCCGATGAAGGGTCTTCGGGTTCCCCCTTTTCTTTGATCAGCAGGCGCTCGCTCTTTAGGTTGAGTTCCTAAGGCGCCGTCCGGCATTAACTTTTGCGCAAAGTATCTCCTCGTTCCCAAGCTCCGGCTTGGGAACGGCCTGCCCGGGAAGCTCCGGCTTCCCTCCTGCTACAACTGAAACACGCTGTCCTTCCAGGGAACCAGCCAGGATGTCGAAGTGGTGTTTGTGGGTGAAGACCGGGATCCACGCTGCAAGAGTAGATGTGACTAACTAGGGGTGTTCGGGGCCTTTGTTATGGATTTTGTAGCGGGTTCGCATGGGTCACGGGCTCATGGGAATCGAAGCTGGAGCTTCTGCACAGTTGTGTTCCCAAGCTGGAGCTTGGGAACAAGGGAAAGTCCGGCTTTCAGCCGCGATAAACCAACCCCAATGCCCCGCCCACCCCATCGGCCCAAGGGCGGGCCTCCTGCAGCGATGCGGATCGCCGGCAAGCCGGCTCCTACAGGGCATGAGTAGTTATAGGAGCGGCGGCCAAACGAACCGCCCTGGCCGAGAATCCTGGTAGACCTTTGTCTTTTGCGGCGGATGCGATAAGATCCTTGTGCCACAGGCGGCGACAAGGAAGGAGGGCGGACGGCGGCGGACCATGCTGAAACGATTCTGGCCGGTGTTACTCTGGCTGCTCTACTTTGTCTCCCCTGTCGATCTTTTTCCAGATACCGTCTTCGGTCCCGGCTGGACCGACGACGTCGCCCTGCTGGGGCTGCTTTTGGTACTTGAAGCGCCGGAAACGGGAAGCCGAAAGCGAGGGGGAAGGCTCGCGCGGCCGGAGCACGGCCTCCGACCAGGGCCGCGACGAGGACCGGACGGCGGGCACCGCACGTCGGCGGGAAACGCCGGCGGCGCGGGAAAGCTCCACACCGGCGGGACCCCTTCGAAGTGCTGGGCGTACCGCCCGACGCAAGCTGGGATGAGATCCGGTCGGCGTATCACCGACAGGCCAATCGCTACCATCCGGACAAGGTGAGTCACCTCGGGGAAGAATTTCAACAGTTGGCCAAGGAGAAATTCCAGGACATCCAGTGGGCTTATGAAACCATGCGGCGTGAAAAGGGCCGAGGGTGACACGGGAGGAGTCATGGACAGTCGCTTGCATCGAAGAGAAGGCTACACCTTTCAGTTGGTGAATATCGACTGCATGAGGCAGTCCACGCGCTTCAACGTGATCATGGAACTGGACGAGTCGATCGAAGAGCTCCTGCCTTACCTGGCGGCGGTACTCCCAGGCTGTACCTACATCCACGGCTCCGGAGTCATCAGCGTCATGGACGACGGGCATATCGCAGGGATCACCGGCCGTCGGATCACGTTCACCGATGTGGGCGATGAGAACGAAGCCGAAGCGCTGTGCCGGCGCTATTTTGAAACCATTCAGGAAGTCACGTCCCGGAAGGACACTGTGGCTCCTGTATTTGAGAAGCGGCAGGACCTCACGGTGCTTGAGATATTCCGAGCGCTTCCGGCCACCAACTGCGGGGGCTGTGGCTATTCCACGTGCATGGCTTTTGCCGCCGGGGTATTTCGGAGGGAAACCACCATCGAACGTTGCCCTCCCCTGGCCGAAAATCCTCGCCGGTACGCCGCCCTGTTCCATAAGCTGGCGCTCAACGGCCACCGAATCCCAGAGAGCGCTCACCCAGGCCGAGAAACTTTGCGCTGAACGAGGCTCCCATGGACGACGCCACCCAATACACGACCATCCATACGCTGGCCGACCGTTTCGAAGCGGACCTTCTCATGCAGGCCCTCCAGCGGGAAGGGATCCCGGCTATCCTCAGAAGCTTCGAAGAAACGGCCTACGACGGCCTTTTCGTGCCGCAGCGCGGATGGGGGAAGATCATGGTGCCCGAATCGCGGGCGGCGGCGGCCCGCCTGGCGATCGCTGCCATTCTGGAGGACTTGCGGTCGCCAAGGCTTTACGAGGACCCCCAGGAGGTGGATCCGAATCTCTGGCGGCAACTGGAGGCCATGGAACCGGAAAGGATCTGCTCCAACGCGCAGGTTGCCTTCAATCGGGATGCCGGCGCCTACGAAGTCCCGTTCCTGTCGGGAACCCTGCGCTGCTATCCCGCCCTGCGGCGCGTGGAAGCGCTCCGGCCTCTGCCGTCATCCAAGCTGGACTTTCAGCTTCACCTGGTATTGCTGCACTACCTTCTGGAAGCCAAGCCCGGGGGTCTTTCCGGAAAATGGGTGAGCGAAAAGGACCTTCCGGGCGGCCACCTATTTTTCCGCGGCTGCCACGCTTTCCCCACCGCCCGGCTGCTGGAAGCCTTCGGTGAGGATCCGGCGCTGTTCAAGCGAAAGTGCGAACGCCTGGGAGGACACCCGGCACAGGCCGGAGACATGTCTTTCCGCATGTGGCCGTTTCCCAAGGTACCGCTGTTGTTCGTCCTGTGGCTGGGCGACGACGAATTCGACCCGGCGCTTCACATCCGCTTCGACGCCACCGTCCATCATCACCTGCAGGCCCTGGACACCATCTTGGCCATGATCAACGTGGTGTGCCGGAACATGCTGGCGGCATGAAGAGAGGCTCTCACAGCCGGCCGTTCAGATAGGCTTCATCCAGGATTCCTGGAACGAAGGGGCGGCTGGACACGTCGGGCGGAGTGAAGCCGAAGATTTTTTCCAGAAAAAGCAGCACGATCCGGAGGGTGGCTCCCCAGAGCACTTCCACGTCCACGCCGTCTTGGTAGAGGAAACACAAGAAGTCCTGAGTGGTCCGGTTGAGCTTTGCCGCCACCTGGGGATCCACATAGAGGCGATATCGGGTGTAGGCGGATGGATCCAGAAGTGACCGAAGGGGAATAGAGACGATCCGCGTTACTTCCCAGTTGGGTTTCAATCGGTGGCGCCCTTCGATCCAGCCCACCAGCGGATGGATGAGCCTTGGAAAGAGCACGAGCCTTTCCGGCGGAGCACACCCAGGAAGCGCACCCGCAGGGGATTGAGGCGCATTTCTTCCCAGCTTTCCCTCATGCAGGTGGCCAGATGGAGCGCCAGTTTCGCGGCTTCCTCAGGGCAGGTGCGCTTCCACCGGCGCCAGTGAGGCCAGCGGGAGAGCGGAAATCCGGGAAGGGAAAGCAGCCGGGCGAAGATCGGGTCCACACCCTGCTCGGTGGTGCCGCCCGGGCACAGAGATCCCCCGCCTGCTTCACTTTCCGGGATCTCCGGTTGAGTATGAGGCACGGTTTCGCGTTCATGGCCGCCCTGCTGAAGTGGGACAGCAGAGAAGCACCAGCACGCTGGACGATACGAGATCGTCCGTTGCCACGGCGCCGGCCCTTCCGCCACCCCAGGACAACGCGGGGGGGCTCCGAGCACCTTCAGGATATGCCGCTGCAAGCCTTCTGGATCTTCCAGGAGCCGGACGGCGCTTTCATCGATTTGCGGGGGAGGACATCTTCCGTTTTTCGCCTTCTAGTGAGGGATCTGTTCCCATTGCCGCCACTTGTTTTCCAGGCGCTGGGCCGAAACGGGAAAGCGCGTCTTGATTTCAGGGGCGAACAGGCTGATTTTGAATTCTTCTAATAACAGCCGGTACTCGTCAAGGAAAGCCCGCGCTTGCACCGTTTTCGCCTCACCCCCGGCCTCCGCCCGCGAAAGCGCCTCCAGAAAAGGCTCAATCCGTGCGGCCTTGGAACGGTCCTTTTCCGGCGCCACATAAGCGCGTTCCGCTCGAATGCGGAGCCCCTTCAGGTATCGGGGAAGTTCCCTGAGTTCGGAACTCCTCATGTGTTCCAGGAAATCCCCGGGAACCAGTCGCTCCAGTTCCTCCCGAACGGCTTTCAGCCGCTCCAGGGCGGCGTCGTTTCCCTGCGCCTTGGCGTTAAAGCCGGAAAGGACCCGCTGCACCTCGTAACGTTCCCGAACGACCTCCAGCACCTCGCCGCGCCGCTGCTCGGCGAGGCGCCGCAGGTCGTCTTTCAGTTCCAGGATTTTCGCTCGAAACCGGACTTCGTCAGGAGGCTGAGGGTCATGGAGTTCGAAGATTTCCCTCAGGAGATAGATCTGGAGCCTGCGGTCGGCTTCCTTCATGTCCCCCATGAAACGCACCATGAAGGCCATGTCTTTCGGGAACACCCAGTCTTTCCGGAGCGACTTCAGAAGCGGCGCAAAGGCCCACTGGTAGAGCACCAGCAGGCCGTCTCGTGTGGCTCCCTTCGCTTTTTCCGGATCGTCGAACAGCCGGACCGCCACGGTCCGCCCTTCGGCGACGAAGCCGGGTAGGCGCACCGCATGACGCCGTAGGCGTCTTTTCCCAGTTCGATGGTCTGCGGCAGGGGCCGAAGTCCCAAGTGGTGATCCCCTCGCGTTCCCACCGCTTCCGAGCTTCCGTCCAGGCCCGATCTTCGTGGCGCTTTCCGGCCAGTTCCTGCACCGTCTCCAAGTCTCGACCGGACCCCAGTGCCTTTCCGGCCGCATCCACCACGAGAAAACGCATCTTGAGATGAGCGGGCAAGCCTTCCCGGTCCCATTCGTTCACCGACACCGCGACTCCCGAGACTTCCTCCAGGCAGCGGCTCAGTTCCGCATAGAAATCGCCGCGGCGGAAAGGGAGCCGTTCCAGAACCTTTTCTACGGTTTCAGGAATCGGAACGAGCCGTCTCCGAACCGACTTGGGAAGAGAACGTAGGAGAGCCGTCACCTTCTCGGAGATCAACCCCGGGACCACCCATTCAAAGGGTTCGGGCCGAAGCCTGGAAAGCAGGTGGAGCGGCACCGTCACCGTCACTCCGTCCGATTCATCCCCCGGACTGAAGGAATACCTGAGCGGGAGCCTCATGTCCTCGAAATCGAGAGAGCCGGGAAACTGCTCCAACGTCTCCGATTCCGGCGGAAGCGAAGCAGGTCGTCTTCCGACATTCTGAGGACCTCGTCGCCTCCTTGGTCTTTGAGCCACCGGTTGAAGGAGCGGATGTCGGCGATTTCGGGGAGCCGCGCGTCATAGAAGGCGTAGAGCGCCTCGTCGTCCACCAGAAGTTCGCGGCGCCGGATCCGGTCTTCCATGTCGCGGATGCGTTGGATGAGTTTCCGATTGTGTTCCAGAAAGCCGTACTTTCCGGGCATTTCCGCTTCCACCAGCCCGGACCGGATAAAGATTTCCCGGGCTTCCTTCGGCCGAATCCTACCGTAGTTCACGCGGCGGCCGTTTACGATCACAAGACCGTAGAGGGTCACTCGCTCCAGGGCCACCACCTGGCCTCTGCGCTTTTCCCAGTGGGGCTCCTCATAGGAGGACCGGCAGAGGTGTTTTCCGAATTCCTCGATCCATTCGGGTTGAACCTGGGCGGCCGTACGTGCAAAAAGCCGGGACGTCTGGACCAGTTCGGCGGCGACGATCCATTCCCCGCCCCGGTTGAAGAGGCCTGAGCCTGGAAAGAGCATGACCTTGCGGCCCTTGGTTCCGAGGTAGAGGTTCTTTTCCTTCTTCACGGCGATGTTGCTGAGGAATCCGCTGGTAACGGCCCGATGGACGGCCTCGTAACTCACGCCGGGAGGTTCGTCCTGAAGGCGGAATCCTCGAATTTCTTTCATATCTCCACGATCTCGTCGTGCACATCCCGCCATTCGCGCACGCGCCGGTAGGAAAGGAAGTTGTCTTTGCAGAACCTTCGAAGCGCCCCTTGGGAGGGCGCCTGGCGCCATTGATCTTCGCAGGCTCTCCAGATGTTGAGCAGCGTGACGAAATCGGAACGCCGGTCGCGGAAGGCGGCGTGGGCCTGGTCCGCCTGGGCTTCCTTTTCGGCGGGCCTCTCCCTGGGATCCTGAACGCTCAGCGCGGCGCACAGGACGATCATGGGCCGGAGCGCCCCTTCCTCGCGAGCCTGCAGGAGCATGCGCGAGAGCCGGGGGTCCAGGGGAAAGCGGGCCATGAGGCGCCCCATGGGGGTGAGCCGGTCCCGATCGTCGATGGCTCCCAATTCCCGGAGGACCGCGAAACCGTCTTTTACGGCCTGGGGGGCCGGCGGGTCCAGAAACGGGAAATCCCGGACGTCGCCCAAATTCATGGCGAGCATCCGAAGGATCACCTCGGCCAGGTTCGACCGCTGGATTTCAGGGGAGTGAACGCGGGGCGCGCCTGGTAGTCTTCTTCGGCATAGAGCCGGATGCAGATCCCCGGCCCGACCCGCCCGCAGCGGCCCTTGCGCTGGTCGGCACTGGCCCGTGAGATGGAAACGACCGGAAGGCCTTCCGTCCGTGTCCTGGGGTTGTACTGGGAAAGGCGTGCGAGGCCTGTATCCACCACGTAACGGATGCCCGGAATCGTGATGGAGGTTTCCGCCACGTTGGTGGCGACCACAATTTTTTCGCCGGAAACAGGGCGAAAGATCCGCTGCTGGTCGGCTCCCGCGAGCCGGCCGAAAAGCGGCAAGACCTCAGTGTGCGGAAAACGCCTCTCTTCCAAGCGTGCCACCGTTTCCCGGATGTCGCTTTCCGTGGGCATGAAGACGAGCACATCGCCCCGGCAGCCGGACCGCTTCAGTTCCACTACCGCTTCGACCGCCTGGTCCACCGGAGTGTCTTCCCTTCTTCGCGCTACCGGGCGCCGGCGGCCGGTAGCGTACTTCCACCGGGTAGGTTCGGCCGGAGACTTCGATCATGGGGGCCCGCCGAAGGCCTCGGAAAACCTTTCGGGGTCGATGGTGGCTGAGGTGACGATGACCTTGAGGTCCGGTCGCTGCGGCAGGGTCCGGCGGAGCATCCCCAGGAGGAAGTCGATGTTGAGGCTGCGCTCGTGGGCTTCGTCGATAATCAGTGTGTCGTAGGCTCGAAACAGCCGATCTCGCTGGGCTTCGGCCAGCAGGATGCCGTCGGTCATGAACTTGATGCGGGTGGTCCTCGAAGTGCGGTCCTGGAAGCGTATCTTGTAGCCCACCAGGGAGGCGCCTTTTTCGCCCAGTTCCTCCGCCACACGCCGGGCGAGGGTCACCGCGGCGATCCGACGCGGCTGGGTGATCCCGATGAAACCCGCCCGCCCCCGGCCCGCTTCCAGGCACATCTTGGGAATCTGAGTGCTCTTTCCGGAACCCGTGTCGCCGGTCACCACCACCACCTGGTGGTCCAGGATCGCCCGGACGATAACGTCCCTTCGATCCGTGATGGGCAGATCCACCGGGTATCGAAGATGTGAGATGTTCCATTCCGACATGCTGTCTATGGAAAAAAGGCTCCACGTTCTCAACGGGCGATCATGGTCCGCATCATGTCGCCTGGATTTTCGGCGTGACTGCTGATGTCTTTCATGTATCCCACAAAACGCACCAGATGGAAAGCCCCCCAGGACAAGCAGTACGATTTCCCCTCGTTCCCAAGCTCCGGCTTGGGAACGGCATTATGGGGATCGAAGCTGGAGCTTCTGCACAGTTGTGTTCCCAAGCTGGAGCTTGGGAACAAGGTGGAAAATCCCCTCCCCTCCCTTAGTCCCCTCCCACAAGGGGAGGGGAAATAGAATTTGGCATCAGATATCCCCTCGTTCCCAAGCTCCGGCTTGGGAACGGCCTGCCCGGGAAGCTCAAGCTTCCCTCCTGCTACAGCTGAAACGCGCTGTCTTTCCATGGAGCCAGCCGGGATCTCGAAGT
This is a stretch of genomic DNA from Desulfoglaeba alkanexedens ALDC. It encodes these proteins:
- a CDS encoding YkvA family protein, producing the protein MLKRFWPVLLWLLYFVSPVDLFPDTVFGPGWTDDVALLGLLLVLEAPETGSRKRGGRLARPEHGLRPGPRRGPDGGHRTSAGNAGGAGKLHTGGTPSKCWAYRPTQAGMRSGRRITDRPIATIRTR
- a CDS encoding J domain-containing protein, giving the protein MLGVPPDASWDEIRSAYHRQANRYHPDKVSHLGEEFQQLAKEKFQDIQWAYETMRREKGRG
- a CDS encoding (Fe-S)-binding protein — translated: MDSRLHRREGYTFQLVNIDCMRQSTRFNVIMELDESIEELLPYLAAVLPGCTYIHGSGVISVMDDGHIAGITGRRITFTDVGDENEAEALCRRYFETIQEVTSRKDTVAPVFEKRQDLTVLEIFRALPATNCGGCGYSTCMAFAAGVFRRETTIERCPPLAENPRRYAALFHKLALNGHRIPESAHPGRETLR
- a CDS encoding DUF3786 domain-containing protein; the protein is MDDATQYTTIHTLADRFEADLLMQALQREGIPAILRSFEETAYDGLFVPQRGWGKIMVPESRAAAARLAIAAILEDLRSPRLYEDPQEVDPNLWRQLEAMEPERICSNAQVAFNRDAGAYEVPFLSGTLRCYPALRRVEALRPLPSSKLDFQLHLVLLHYLLEAKPGGLSGKWVSEKDLPGGHLFFRGCHAFPTARLLEAFGEDPALFKRKCERLGGHPAQAGDMSFRMWPFPKVPLLFVLWLGDDEFDPALHIRFDATVHHHLQALDTILAMINVVCRNMLAA
- a CDS encoding DUF3418 domain-containing protein; the protein is MRLPGFVAEGRTVAVRLFDDPEKAKGATRDGLLVLYQWAFAPLLKSLRKDWVFPKDMAFMVRFMGDMKEADRRLQIYLLREIFELHDPQPPDEVRFRAKILELKDDLRRLAEQRRGEVLEVVRERYEVQRVLSGFNAKAQGNDAALERLKAVREELERLVPGDFLEHMRSSELRELPRYLKGLRIRAERAYVAPEKDRSKAARIEPFLEALSRAEAGGEAKTVQARAFLDEYRLLLEEFKISLFAPEIKTRFPVSAQRLENKWRQWEQIPH
- a CDS encoding helicase-related protein, giving the protein MDQAVEAVVELKRSGCRGDVLVFMPTESDIRETVARLEERRFPHTEVLPLFGRLAGADQQRIFRPVSGEKIVVATNVAETSITIPGIRYVVDTGLARLSQYNPRTRTEGLPVVSISRASADQRKGRCGRVGPGICIRLYAEEDYQARPAFTPLKSSGRTWPR
- a CDS encoding DEAD/DEAH box helicase, producing MSEWNISHLRYPVDLPITDRRDVIVRAILDHQVVVVTGDTGSGKSTQIPKMCLEAGRGRAGFIGITQPRRIAAVTLARRVAEELGEKGASLVGYKIRFQDRTSRTTRIKFMTDGILLAEAQRDRLFRAYDTLIIDEAHERSLNIDFLLGMLRRTLPQRPDLKVIVTSATIDPERFSEAFGGPP